The following proteins are co-located in the Zonotrichia albicollis isolate bZonAlb1 chromosome 1, bZonAlb1.hap1, whole genome shotgun sequence genome:
- the VPS4B gene encoding vacuolar protein sorting-associated protein 4B: MAANTGNLQKAIDLASKAAQEDKAGNYEEAFRLYQHAVQYFLHVVKYEAQGDKAKQSIRAKCTEYLDRAEKLKEYLKKRGKTAPKPVKESGPAEGKGNDSDGEGESEDPEKKKLQNQLQGAIVMERPNVKWSDVAGLEGAKEALKEAVILPIKFPHLFTGKRTPWRGILLFGPPGTGKSYLAKAVATEANNSTFFSVSSSDLVSKWLGESEKLVKNLFQLARENKPSIIFIDEIDSLCGSRSENESEAARRIKTEFLVQMQGVGVDNEGILVLGATNIPWVLDSAIRRRFEKRIYIPLPEDHARAAMFKLHLGSTPNDLKDSDYRELGKRTDGYSGADISIIVRDALMQPVRKVQSATHFKKVKGPSVSNPNTMVDLFTPCSPGDPEATEMTWMEVPGDKLLEPRVSMADMLRSLASTKPTVNEQDLEKLKKFTEDFGQEG; this comes from the exons ATGGCGGCCAACACCGGCAACCTGCAG AAAGCAATAGACCTTGCTAGCAAGGCAGCACAAGAAGATAAAGCAGGAAACTATGAGGAAGCCTTCCGCTTGTACCAACATGCTGTGCAGTATTTTCTCCACGTTGTTAAAT ATGAAGCACAGGGtgataaagcaaaacaaagcattAGAGCAAAATGTACAGAATACTTGGATCGAGCAGAAAAGCTGAAAGAATATctgaaaaagagaggaaaaactgCACCAAAACCAGTTAAAGAGTCTGGTCCTGCTGAAGGAAAAGG GAATGACAGTGATGGGGAAGGGGAATCAGAGGACCCTGAAAAAAAGAAGCTACAGAATCAACTTCAGG GAGCAATTGTTATGGAGCGACCAAATGTCAAATGGAGTGATGTTGCTGGCCTCGAGGGTGCCAAAGAGGCACTTAAAGAAGCAGTCATCCTTCCCATTAAATTTCCACACCTGTTTACAG GCAAGAGAACGCCCTGGAGAGGGATTCTTCTGTTTGGACCACCAGGAACAGGAAAGTCTTATTTAGCAAAAGCTGTAGCAACAGAAGCAAACAACTCTACCTTCTTCTCAGTATCTTCATCTGACCTGGTCTCAAAATGGTTAGGTGAAAGTGAAAA ATTAGTGAAAAACTTGTTCCAGCTTGCCAGAGAAAACAAACCTTCTATCATCTTCATTGATGAGATAGATTCCCTCTGTGGGTCAAGAAGTGAAAATGAAAGCGAGGCTGCTAGACGGATAAAAACGGAATTTCTAGTCCAGATGCAAG GGGTTGGTGTTGACAATGAAGGAATTTTGGTGTTAGGAGCAACAAACATTCCGTGGGTTTTGGATTCTGCTATCAGGAGAAG GTTTGAGAAGCGTATTTATATTCCTTTACCTGAAGACCACGCCAGGGCTGCAATGTTCAAACTTCACCTTGGGTCAACTCCAAATGACCTAAAAGACTCAGATTATCGAGAGCTTGGGAAGAGAACTGATGGCTATTCTGGTGCAGATATAAGCATCATTGTCCGTGATGCACTGATGCAGCCCGTTAGAAAAGTGCAATCAGCGACTCACTTTAAAAAA gTAAAAGGACCATCAGTGTCTAATCCAAATACGATGGTAGATTTATTCACCCCTTGCTCTCCAGGTGATCCTGAAGCCACAGAAATGACATGGATGGAGGTCCCAGGTGATAAATTACTGGAGCCTAGAGTTTCCATG GCCGATATGCTCAGGTCGCTTGCTAGCACAAAACCAACAGTTAACGAACAGGACTTGGAGAAGTTAAAGAAGTTTACAGAAGACTTTGGTCAGGAAGGCTAA